The following DNA comes from Corynebacterium urogenitale.
AAACGGCGTGTTCAGCGATAAGCGGGAGATTTACTCCTCGGAGGACTCCTCAGCTGGAGCTTCCTCGGAAGCCTTCTCCTCGGCCTCAGCCTCAGCAGCGGCTTCAGCAGCAGCCTTAGCCTCTGCCTCTTCCTTAGCCTTGCGCTTCTTCTCGGTGATGGCCTCTGCGGTTGGGCCATCGGCAGCCTCAGCCAGCGCCTCGTTGAACAGGTCCAGCTTGGACTTCTTCTCAGGCTGTGGCTTCAGGGTGCCCTCAGCGCCCTCGATACCCTTGAACTTCTGCCAGTCGCCGGTCACCTTCAGCAGAGCCAGGACAGGCTCGGTTGGCTGAGCGCCAACGCCCAGCCAGTACTGAACGCGCTCGGAATCGATGCGGATCACGGATGGTTCGTAGGTTGGCTGGTAAATGCCCAGGTTCTCGATAGTCTTACCGGAACGGCGGGTGCGGGCATCAGCGACGATAACGCGGTACTCAGGGGTAC
Coding sequences within:
- the rpsP gene encoding 30S ribosomal protein S16 — its product is MAVKIKLQRLGKIRTPEYRVIVADARTRRSGKTIENLGIYQPTYEPSVIRIDSERVQYWLGVGAQPTEPVLALLKVTGDWQKFKGIEGAEGTLKPQPEKKSKLDLFNEALAEAADGPTAEAITEKKRKAKEEAEAKAAAEAAAEAEAEEKASEEAPAEESSEE